Proteins encoded within one genomic window of Flavobacterium gilvum:
- a CDS encoding AAA family ATPase, producing the protein MLIRFVVSNFLSFKEDTEFNMLKSKGNGSRKLTNHIIKTNSGIEVLKNAAIYGANAAGKSNLIKAILYLKHIIFGEDNKILAPQSKRFRIDNSYKNKPTTFRIELEFEGKHYDYAIEIFKGKIKQEWLYLINSITDDSEELIYKRDNLNVVFGEYLKNSKDIEYAQKHLLKTLQENQTVLDACFATIEDNDILNKLYIAFSKINIVLPESKSVFYSESILTGKLSSEFAKNLLIKSKTGIEDLIIHEINADNFFSYSQEDFKRELIDELESLIEENKPGKNNACIPFEINRQINVFRKKKGKYTVSILRAKHDNSEELFDFDEESDGTNRLFELSPAFEDLLIEDDHIYIIDELERSMHPILAKELLKLYSENSKSKSQLIFTTHESHLLDDNLLRRDEIWFTEKKSNGSTELYPLSNFNPRGDKVLERGYLEGRYGGIPFLGDFSKLLIGENQI; encoded by the coding sequence ATGCTGATCCGTTTTGTTGTTAGTAATTTTTTATCTTTTAAAGAAGATACTGAGTTCAATATGCTGAAGAGTAAAGGTAATGGTTCTCGTAAGTTAACGAATCATATCATTAAAACAAATTCCGGCATTGAAGTCCTCAAAAACGCTGCAATCTATGGAGCAAATGCTGCAGGTAAAAGCAACTTAATTAAAGCCATTCTCTATTTAAAACACATTATATTTGGAGAAGACAATAAAATTCTTGCGCCACAAAGCAAAAGATTCAGAATTGACAATTCCTACAAAAACAAGCCTACTACTTTTAGAATTGAGCTTGAATTTGAAGGAAAACACTATGATTATGCAATTGAAATTTTTAAAGGAAAAATAAAACAGGAATGGCTTTATTTAATAAACTCAATCACGGATGATAGCGAAGAATTAATTTACAAAAGAGACAATCTTAATGTAGTTTTTGGGGAATATCTTAAAAATTCAAAAGATATTGAATATGCCCAGAAACACCTTTTAAAAACATTGCAAGAAAACCAAACAGTATTGGATGCTTGTTTTGCAACGATTGAAGACAACGACATACTCAATAAATTGTACATCGCATTTTCAAAAATAAACATTGTATTACCTGAATCTAAAAGTGTTTTTTATTCGGAATCAATTTTAACAGGCAAACTGTCTTCCGAATTTGCTAAAAACTTATTAATAAAAAGCAAAACAGGAATTGAAGATTTAATTATACATGAAATAAATGCTGATAATTTTTTCAGTTATTCTCAGGAAGATTTTAAAAGAGAATTAATTGACGAATTGGAAAGTTTAATTGAAGAAAACAAACCCGGAAAAAATAATGCATGTATTCCATTTGAAATCAACAGGCAAATAAATGTCTTTAGAAAAAAAAAGGGGAAATACACAGTATCAATATTAAGAGCGAAACACGATAATTCTGAAGAATTGTTTGATTTTGATGAAGAATCTGACGGAACAAATAGGCTATTTGAATTATCTCCTGCATTTGAAGATTTATTAATTGAAGATGATCATATTTATATTATTGATGAATTAGAAAGAAGTATGCATCCAATTTTAGCAAAAGAATTATTAAAATTATATTCTGAAAATTCTAAATCTAAAAGTCAATTAATTTTTACCACACACGAAAGTCATTTACTTGACGATAATTTATTGCGCAGAGATGAAATTTGGTTTACGGAAAAAAAATCTAATGGAAGTACTGAATTATATCCATTAAGCAATTTTAATCCTCGTGGAGATAAAGTTTTAGAAAGAGGTTACCTAGAGGGACGTTACGGCGGAATCCCTTTTTTAGGGGATTTTTCAAAATTACTTATTGGCGAAAATCAGATATAA
- the metG gene encoding methionine--tRNA ligase gives MLQNPERYTITAALPYTNGPIHIGHLAGVYVPADIYSRYLRLQGKDVAFICGSDEHGVAISMKAKKEGVTPQEVIDKYDGIIRKSFSDFGIAFDNYSRTSAKIHHETASEFFRTLYDNGDFIEETTEQLYDPKANQFLADRFVIGTCPKCSNEEAYGDQCEKCGSTLNATDLINPKSTITGETPVLKSTKHWFLPLDRYSDFLNEWILVGHKNDWKPNVYGQVKSWIDGGLEPRAVTRDLDWGIDVPVEGAEGKKLYVWFDAPIGYISSTKEWAAREGKDWTPYWKDKGTKLVHFIGKDNIVFHCVIFPAMLKAEGSYILPDNVPANEFLNLEGNKLSTSKNWAVWLHEYLEEFPNQQDVLRYALTSNAPETKDNDFTWKDFQARNNNELVAIFGNFINRVVVLTNKYYNGIVPQPNEFSEVDEQTLTELKAYPAVISSSIERYRFREALGELMNVARLGNKYLADEEPWKMVKTDPARVQTQMYVALQIAAALSVLCEPFLPFTAAKLVKTLQCNGSTDWNDIATNSDLLPAGHQIGEAELLFSKIEDEEIQKQIDKLQATKTANDAENKKAEPQKDIIQFEDFAKMDIRVGTILEAEKMPKANKLLILKVDTGIDVRTIVSGIAENFKPEDIIGKRVTVLVNLAPRNLRGVESQGMILMTTNAEGKLVFVNPDADGVGNGETIN, from the coding sequence ATGTTACAAAATCCAGAAAGATATACGATTACGGCGGCTTTGCCTTACACGAACGGACCGATACACATTGGGCATTTGGCGGGAGTTTATGTTCCAGCCGATATTTATTCGCGTTACTTGCGCTTGCAGGGAAAAGATGTTGCTTTTATTTGCGGAAGCGACGAACACGGGGTTGCTATTTCGATGAAAGCCAAAAAAGAAGGAGTTACACCTCAGGAAGTAATAGATAAATACGACGGCATTATCCGTAAATCATTCTCTGATTTTGGAATTGCTTTTGACAATTATTCCAGAACTTCGGCAAAGATTCACCACGAAACGGCTTCGGAGTTTTTTAGAACATTGTATGACAATGGTGATTTTATCGAGGAAACAACCGAGCAATTATATGACCCAAAAGCCAATCAATTTCTAGCAGATCGTTTTGTAATTGGGACTTGCCCAAAATGCAGCAACGAAGAAGCTTATGGCGACCAATGCGAAAAATGTGGTTCTACTCTGAACGCCACCGACTTAATCAATCCAAAATCGACCATTACGGGCGAAACTCCTGTTTTGAAATCGACTAAACACTGGTTTTTGCCTTTGGATCGTTATTCGGATTTCTTGAATGAATGGATTCTTGTTGGACATAAAAATGACTGGAAACCGAATGTTTACGGCCAAGTAAAGTCTTGGATTGACGGCGGACTGGAGCCTCGTGCGGTAACTCGTGACCTGGATTGGGGAATTGATGTTCCGGTTGAAGGAGCCGAAGGAAAAAAATTATATGTGTGGTTTGACGCGCCAATCGGTTATATTTCGTCTACCAAAGAATGGGCTGCACGCGAAGGAAAAGACTGGACGCCTTACTGGAAAGACAAAGGAACAAAATTGGTTCACTTCATCGGGAAAGACAATATTGTGTTTCACTGCGTGATTTTTCCTGCGATGCTAAAAGCTGAAGGAAGTTATATTTTGCCGGACAATGTTCCTGCGAATGAATTCCTGAATTTGGAAGGAAATAAATTATCAACTTCCAAAAACTGGGCGGTTTGGTTGCACGAATATTTGGAAGAATTTCCAAACCAGCAGGATGTTTTGCGTTATGCCTTGACATCAAATGCGCCGGAAACTAAAGACAACGATTTTACTTGGAAAGATTTCCAAGCCAGAAATAACAATGAATTGGTTGCCATTTTTGGAAACTTTATCAATCGTGTGGTGGTATTGACCAATAAATATTATAACGGAATTGTACCTCAACCGAATGAATTTTCAGAAGTCGACGAGCAAACTTTAACCGAATTAAAAGCTTATCCAGCAGTGATTTCGAGTTCTATTGAAAGATACCGTTTCCGCGAAGCATTGGGTGAATTAATGAATGTGGCTCGTTTGGGTAACAAATATCTGGCTGACGAAGAGCCTTGGAAAATGGTTAAAACCGACCCTGCCCGTGTACAGACACAGATGTATGTTGCGTTGCAAATTGCAGCTGCATTGAGTGTTTTATGTGAACCGTTTTTACCGTTTACTGCTGCGAAATTAGTAAAGACATTGCAGTGCAACGGATCGACAGATTGGAATGATATTGCCACAAATTCGGATTTATTACCTGCAGGACACCAAATTGGCGAAGCCGAATTACTTTTCAGTAAAATTGAAGACGAAGAAATCCAAAAACAAATAGACAAACTACAAGCTACAAAAACAGCCAATGATGCTGAAAACAAAAAGGCGGAACCGCAAAAAGATATAATCCAGTTTGAGGATTTTGCCAAAATGGATATCCGTGTAGGAACAATTCTGGAAGCCGAAAAAATGCCGAAAGCCAACAAATTACTGATTCTAAAAGTAGATACAGGAATTGACGTTCGCACCATAGTTTCGGGAATTGCCGAGAATTTTAAACCGGAAGATATTATCGGGAAACGAGTTACTGTTCTTGTGAATCTGGCACCACGAAACCTTCGTGGCGTAGAAAGTCAGGGAATGATTCTGATGACCACCAATGCCGAAGGGAAACTAGTTTTTGTAAATCCAGATGCTGATGGCGTTGGGAATGGGGAAACGATAAATTAA
- a CDS encoding DMP19 family protein: protein MEFGKIIVSETAFNSENLQDVIHSNISVINLMREEGVDDELIHEDALTSYYLDYYYSQYVAGNFAQFVHHSGWNAELNELLEEGLALIGAYNHLELFQQLSKKVKLMSSVKLNKFLKGKLEGVNPTRDLLNSDIFFEIDENLVTLNANFLKSHPDFEVLSVDEMFATLEEFVGHEIKRE from the coding sequence ATGGAATTCGGCAAAATAATAGTTTCAGAAACAGCTTTCAACAGTGAAAATCTTCAGGATGTGATTCATTCCAATATATCGGTTATAAACCTGATGCGCGAAGAAGGAGTGGATGACGAACTCATTCACGAAGATGCTTTGACGAGTTATTATCTTGATTATTATTACTCTCAATATGTTGCCGGAAACTTTGCTCAATTTGTGCATCATTCCGGTTGGAATGCTGAGTTGAACGAATTATTGGAAGAAGGTTTGGCATTAATCGGTGCCTACAACCATTTGGAATTGTTTCAACAACTATCCAAAAAAGTAAAACTAATGAGCAGCGTAAAACTCAACAAATTCCTTAAAGGCAAATTGGAAGGCGTAAACCCAACGAGAGATTTGCTCAACAGCGACATTTTCTTCGAAATAGACGAAAACTTAGTTACTTTGAATGCTAATTTCCTAAAATCGCATCCCGATTTTGAAGTGCTTTCTGTAGATGAAATGTTTGCCACTCTAGAGGAATTTGTGGGGCACGAGATTAAGAGAGAATAG
- a CDS encoding outer membrane beta-barrel protein, with product MKKFILMIAFGILSTGAFAQAPLGEGNTQLNAGVGFSGWGVPVYVGLDYGIAKDWTLGGQFSFQTDDDPYHYNGNDYHYDSSAIGIGGNINYHFNSILHMPSNFDFYGGLSLTYYIWNYSDYGNYPHPDHDSLGLGLQIGGRYFFTKSFGINLEFGGNTVNSGGKFGLTFRL from the coding sequence ATGAAAAAGTTTATTCTAATGATCGCCTTTGGCATACTTTCAACCGGTGCTTTTGCACAAGCTCCACTTGGCGAAGGCAACACACAATTGAACGCAGGTGTAGGATTTTCAGGATGGGGAGTTCCAGTTTATGTAGGTCTGGATTATGGAATTGCCAAAGATTGGACTCTTGGTGGACAATTTTCTTTTCAAACAGATGATGATCCATACCACTATAATGGCAATGATTATCATTATGATTCTTCTGCAATAGGAATTGGAGGTAATATTAATTACCATTTCAACAGTATATTACACATGCCGAGCAACTTTGATTTCTATGGCGGATTGAGTTTAACATACTATATCTGGAATTACTCTGACTATGGCAATTACCCACATCCTGACCACGATTCATTGGGGCTTGGACTTCAAATTGGTGGTCGTTATTTCTTTACCAAGTCATTTGGAATCAATTTGGAATTTGGCGGAAACACAGTAAACAGCGGCGGTAAATTTGGATTAACTTTCAGACTTTAA
- the nhaA gene encoding Na+/H+ antiporter NhaA, giving the protein MKLTQTFTAFFQSEKAGGLLLLFATVISLLLANSFFQTEYISFWETEIGHHSITHWINDGLMTIFFLLIGLELEREIYHGELASIKNAALPIFGALGGMIIPAGIYLALNYGTITQNGAGIPMATDIAFAIGILSLLGNRIPASLKVFLTALAVIDDLGAILVIALFYTQTISFVNLFIAFAIMGLLFILNRRKVHLLTPYLIGGAFMWYFMLNSGVHATITGVLLAFVIPFGDGGKKTSSYRLQHFLHKPVAFIILPLFAVANTCIAINTDWHEGLSHENSIGIILGLVLGKPLGIWLFSLLAVSLGICTLPKDLKWKNILGAGMLGGIGFTMSIFITLLAFKNDGEDVITFSKIAILVASFLSGTFGFLWLKLTFKTPKN; this is encoded by the coding sequence ATGAAACTAACCCAAACATTTACAGCCTTTTTTCAGAGCGAAAAAGCGGGTGGTCTACTTCTCCTTTTTGCAACAGTTATATCTTTATTGCTGGCTAATTCATTTTTCCAAACAGAATATATCTCTTTTTGGGAAACCGAAATTGGTCATCATTCCATTACACATTGGATTAATGATGGATTAATGACGATCTTTTTTTTACTAATCGGATTGGAACTGGAGCGCGAAATCTATCACGGTGAATTGGCTAGTATCAAAAACGCAGCTCTGCCTATTTTTGGGGCATTAGGAGGTATGATAATCCCAGCCGGTATTTATTTGGCACTAAATTATGGCACGATAACACAAAACGGAGCCGGAATCCCGATGGCTACCGACATTGCATTTGCCATTGGCATTTTGTCTTTATTGGGCAACCGAATTCCAGCCTCATTAAAAGTATTTCTGACCGCACTTGCTGTAATTGATGATTTGGGGGCGATCTTGGTTATTGCATTGTTTTACACCCAAACCATTTCTTTTGTGAACCTCTTTATTGCATTTGCCATTATGGGATTATTGTTTATCCTGAATCGTCGCAAAGTTCACCTTTTGACTCCATACTTAATTGGTGGTGCTTTTATGTGGTATTTTATGCTAAACTCCGGTGTGCACGCAACAATTACTGGCGTATTGCTTGCCTTTGTTATTCCGTTTGGCGATGGTGGAAAAAAAACCTCATCTTATCGATTACAACACTTTTTACACAAACCTGTGGCTTTTATTATTCTGCCTTTATTTGCTGTCGCCAATACCTGCATCGCCATAAATACAGACTGGCATGAAGGGTTGAGCCATGAAAATTCAATCGGGATTATTTTGGGTCTTGTGTTGGGAAAACCATTAGGAATTTGGCTTTTTTCCCTACTTGCGGTAAGCTTGGGCATTTGCACGTTGCCAAAAGATTTAAAATGGAAAAACATTTTGGGTGCAGGAATGCTCGGCGGAATAGGTTTCACAATGTCAATTTTCATCACGCTCCTTGCCTTCAAAAATGATGGCGAAGATGTTATAACCTTTTCCAAAATCGCTATTCTAGTTGCATCTTTTCTATCAGGAACATTTGGTTTTTTATGGCTAAAACTGACTTTTAAAACTCCGAAAAACTAA
- a CDS encoding 2-hydroxyacid dehydrogenase has protein sequence MDIKILHIDSNHPLLWEQLEQAGFINHADFTSTKQEIEAKIQDYNGIVIRSRFKIDKQFLDKATNLQFIARVGAGLESIDCDYATSKNIALIAAPEGNCNAVGEHTLGMILSLFNKLNIADSEIRCGEWNREKNRGYELDGKTVGVIGYGNMGKAFAKKLRGFDVEVLCYDIKENVGDANARQVSLQELQQKTDVLSLHIPWTPETDKMVNLDFINAFAKDIWIINTSRGKNIITADLVTAMESGKVLGAGLDVLEYEKLSFETLFKDKNTPDAFQYLLDGRKVILTPHIAGWTYESHERLAQVIVDKIKALYGKM, from the coding sequence ATGGACATCAAAATTCTTCATATTGACAGCAACCATCCCTTACTTTGGGAACAGTTGGAACAAGCCGGTTTTATTAATCACGCCGATTTTACTTCTACTAAACAGGAAATTGAAGCCAAAATTCAGGATTACAACGGCATAGTGATTCGAAGCCGATTTAAAATCGATAAACAGTTTCTGGACAAAGCTACCAATTTGCAATTCATTGCCCGCGTCGGCGCCGGACTGGAAAGCATTGATTGCGATTATGCGACATCCAAGAATATTGCATTGATTGCCGCTCCCGAAGGAAATTGTAATGCGGTTGGCGAGCATACTTTGGGAATGATATTGTCTTTGTTCAACAAGTTGAATATTGCCGACAGCGAGATTCGTTGCGGGGAGTGGAACCGAGAAAAAAATCGTGGTTACGAACTAGACGGAAAAACCGTTGGGGTTATCGGTTATGGTAATATGGGAAAAGCATTTGCCAAAAAACTCCGCGGTTTTGATGTAGAAGTCTTGTGTTACGATATCAAAGAAAATGTAGGCGATGCCAATGCCAGACAGGTTTCGTTACAAGAGTTACAACAAAAAACCGACGTGTTGAGTCTGCACATTCCTTGGACTCCAGAAACGGATAAGATGGTGAATCTGGATTTTATAAACGCTTTCGCAAAAGACATCTGGATTATCAATACATCGAGAGGTAAGAATATCATCACCGCCGATTTGGTTACCGCCATGGAATCCGGAAAAGTTCTTGGTGCTGGGCTAGACGTTTTGGAATACGAAAAATTGTCTTTTGAGACGCTTTTTAAAGATAAAAACACGCCAGACGCTTTTCAATATTTACTCGATGGCCGAAAAGTGATCTTGACTCCACATATTGCCGGTTGGACTTATGAAAGCCATGAACGATTGGCTCAAGTAATTGTCGATAAAATTAAGGCTTTGTATGGGAAAATGTAA
- a CDS encoding TM2 domain-containing protein: MENSKTENWNNPQPIPQENKKILAGVLAIVLGGLGVHKFILGYKQEGIIQLIIGIITCGMGGIIGFVEGIIYLTKSDEEFYQTYQVGKKGWF, encoded by the coding sequence ATGGAGAATTCAAAAACAGAAAATTGGAATAACCCACAGCCAATTCCTCAGGAAAACAAAAAAATATTAGCGGGAGTTTTAGCAATTGTATTGGGAGGATTAGGAGTCCATAAATTTATTCTGGGCTATAAACAGGAAGGGATAATTCAACTCATTATTGGGATAATTACTTGCGGGATGGGAGGAATAATTGGCTTTGTTGAAGGAATTATTTATTTGACTAAGTCTGATGAAGAATTCTATCAAACCTATCAAGTCGGCAAGAAAGGTTGGTTTTAA
- a CDS encoding TM2 domain-containing protein has product MDSQKVDMFMMMNAKCFEAHHLNTIREKLISLDDSQWQRLQLTQFKDPTTSLLISIFAGQLGIDRFFIGDTGMGVGKLLTCGGFGIWAIVDWFLIQGATREKNATAFNNAFL; this is encoded by the coding sequence ATGGATTCACAAAAAGTTGACATGTTCATGATGATGAACGCTAAGTGTTTTGAAGCGCATCATTTAAATACCATTCGAGAAAAACTAATAAGCCTAGATGATAGTCAATGGCAGAGATTACAATTAACCCAGTTTAAAGACCCGACTACCTCATTACTGATTTCAATTTTTGCCGGACAACTTGGAATTGACCGTTTTTTTATTGGAGATACGGGGATGGGTGTTGGAAAGTTACTTACTTGTGGAGGTTTTGGTATTTGGGCTATTGTAGATTGGTTCTTGATTCAAGGAGCGACAAGAGAAAAAAACGCAACTGCTTTTAATAACGCATTTCTATAA
- a CDS encoding DUF2752 domain-containing protein, with protein MSRNKLYILILIACFLGYSWLLFLKLTPVKNSGLDLTVCIFKRVTGLPCPSCGTTRAVSYLFTGEIVKSVFLNPFGVLVAVIMVVSPVWIIWDTITKNILFTIFILKSKS; from the coding sequence ATGTCCAGAAACAAGCTTTATATCTTGATTCTTATTGCTTGTTTTTTGGGGTATAGTTGGTTGCTCTTTTTAAAGTTGACACCCGTTAAAAATTCAGGTTTGGATTTGACAGTGTGTATTTTTAAAAGAGTAACCGGATTACCGTGCCCCTCTTGTGGTACAACGCGAGCTGTTTCCTATCTGTTTACCGGCGAAATTGTAAAATCGGTATTTCTAAATCCTTTTGGGGTTTTGGTTGCCGTTATTATGGTTGTTTCTCCTGTTTGGATTATTTGGGATACTATCACAAAAAATATTCTTTTTACAATTTTTATATTAAAATCGAAAAGCTAA
- a CDS encoding DUF4870 domain-containing protein encodes MIASQKFNYKPYDSELERASNSYLMSLVVVLCGLPLPIMNLLASVFFYLGNRKSTVFVKWHCTQALLSQLGMFFFNTVGFWWTISIVFDGAELTNRYIAYIITIVGFNLLEFIFTLYLAAQTRKGNHIEMYFFSDVTNLICKTNYESTI; translated from the coding sequence ATGATCGCATCACAAAAATTTAATTATAAACCCTACGACAGTGAACTAGAAAGAGCATCGAACAGTTATTTGATGTCACTTGTAGTAGTTCTTTGTGGCCTACCATTGCCGATAATGAATTTGTTGGCATCTGTTTTCTTTTATTTGGGAAATAGGAAAAGCACCGTTTTTGTAAAATGGCATTGTACACAGGCCTTATTGTCTCAATTGGGTATGTTTTTCTTTAATACCGTTGGTTTTTGGTGGACAATTTCCATTGTTTTTGACGGAGCAGAATTGACCAATCGGTACATTGCTTATATAATTACAATCGTAGGGTTTAATCTGCTGGAATTTATTTTCACGCTTTATCTGGCCGCTCAAACCAGAAAAGGAAATCATATCGAAATGTATTTCTTTTCGGATGTTACTAATTTAATCTGCAAGACTAATTATGAAAGCACTATTTAA
- a CDS encoding M48 family metallopeptidase: protein MKALFKGLSIVAAFFGIWILLSQVDYITFFKIDKAKSVTEKKVGDMIWDQIKQTEDIIVNDSITKSLDKLLKPLCKENGIERDSLKVHIIKKDEVNAFALPDGHLVVYSGLIEASKNEQALIGVLGHEIAHIEKNHVMEKLSKEIGFSVLMSITTGNNNSGVIREVMHTLSSSAYDRALEKEADIASVEYMLKAKVDPAPFADFMYEMSFNNKLESALSWINSHPESEERAKYILEYIKGKKVNKKSFLTKKEWDTFKKSVKEYE, encoded by the coding sequence ATGAAAGCACTATTTAAAGGATTATCAATAGTTGCCGCTTTCTTTGGAATTTGGATTTTATTGTCTCAGGTTGATTACATCACTTTTTTCAAAATAGACAAAGCCAAAAGCGTCACTGAAAAGAAAGTTGGTGATATGATTTGGGACCAAATCAAACAGACGGAAGACATAATAGTCAATGACTCGATTACGAAATCCTTGGACAAGTTACTGAAACCCTTGTGTAAGGAAAACGGAATTGAGCGCGATAGCCTGAAAGTTCATATCATCAAGAAAGACGAAGTGAATGCTTTTGCATTGCCAGACGGACATTTGGTAGTGTATTCCGGATTGATTGAAGCATCAAAGAACGAACAGGCTTTAATTGGTGTTTTGGGGCATGAAATAGCTCATATTGAGAAAAATCATGTGATGGAAAAATTATCCAAAGAAATTGGATTCTCAGTACTGATGTCAATAACAACTGGTAATAATAATTCAGGAGTTATTCGCGAAGTTATGCATACTTTGTCTTCTTCGGCTTATGATCGTGCTCTGGAAAAAGAAGCCGACATCGCCAGTGTGGAATATATGTTGAAAGCTAAAGTTGATCCCGCACCATTTGCCGATTTTATGTATGAAATGTCTTTTAACAATAAATTGGAAAGTGCATTGTCGTGGATAAATTCTCATCCCGAATCGGAGGAAAGGGCTAAATACATTCTGGAATATATAAAAGGAAAAAAAGTCAACAAAAAGTCTTTCTTGACCAAAAAAGAATGGGATACTTTTAAGAAATCAGTAAAAGAATATGAATAA
- a CDS encoding GNAT family N-acyltransferase: MGLVTAKEVAKAIKTDKYGVFGTFSGWLLMKALKISTLNKIYDRNKHLKELPFLNAILDEFQIKFEIPEEDFKRLPKDGAYITISNHPLGGIDGILLLKLMLEKEPNFKIIANFLLHRINPMKPYIMPVNPFENHKDAKSSVVGIKETLRHLRDGKPLGMFPAGEVSTYKDGKLVVDRAWEEGAIKVIRKAQVPVVPIYFHAKNSRLFYFLSKIDDTLRTAKLPSELLTQKNRVIKVRIGKPISVAEQNEYESIEEYTEFLRKKTYMLANPFEKETPFLATPNLKLPKNPKEIASAASQEKIVKEIDTLRKNDHRLLQSKNYEVFFAKAKEIPDVLHEIGRLREITFREVGEGTNESIDIDEYDKHYRHMFLWDNDEQKIAGAYRMGLGSEIFPKYGIEGFYLTDLFRFEPELHEMLHHSIEMGRAFIVKEYQQKPMPLFLLWKGIIHITLHYPEHKFLIGGVSISNQFSDFSKSLMIEFMKSNFYDPYIAQYIHPKKAFRVKLKDADKDFIFDEAEADLNKFDKLIDELEPGSLRLPVLIKKYIKQNARVVAFNVDPLFNNAIDGLMYIRISDIPDSTVRPVMEEFQAELERKLNDKEE; this comes from the coding sequence ATGGGTTTAGTTACCGCAAAAGAAGTCGCAAAAGCAATAAAAACGGATAAGTACGGGGTTTTCGGTACTTTTTCGGGTTGGTTATTAATGAAAGCTTTGAAGATTTCGACCTTAAATAAAATTTATGACAGGAACAAACACTTGAAAGAGTTGCCATTCCTTAACGCCATATTGGATGAGTTTCAAATTAAATTTGAAATTCCTGAAGAAGATTTTAAACGTTTGCCAAAAGATGGCGCCTATATTACTATTTCAAATCATCCGCTGGGTGGAATCGATGGAATATTATTATTGAAATTAATGCTTGAAAAAGAGCCTAATTTTAAAATAATAGCCAATTTTTTACTGCATCGCATTAATCCGATGAAACCGTATATCATGCCGGTAAATCCTTTTGAAAACCATAAAGATGCGAAGTCCAGCGTGGTTGGAATTAAGGAAACTTTACGCCATCTTAGAGACGGAAAACCGTTGGGAATGTTTCCCGCAGGTGAAGTTTCTACTTACAAAGATGGAAAATTAGTCGTTGACAGAGCATGGGAAGAAGGAGCGATCAAAGTAATTCGAAAAGCTCAGGTTCCAGTAGTTCCTATTTATTTCCACGCCAAAAACAGCCGTTTATTTTATTTTTTATCCAAAATAGACGACACCTTAAGAACTGCCAAATTACCATCGGAATTATTGACGCAAAAAAACCGCGTGATAAAAGTACGAATCGGAAAACCTATTTCGGTAGCCGAACAAAACGAATACGAATCAATCGAAGAATACACGGAATTTCTTAGAAAGAAAACCTATATGCTGGCGAATCCTTTTGAAAAAGAAACTCCGTTTTTGGCCACACCTAACTTAAAGCTACCAAAAAACCCAAAAGAAATAGCCTCTGCTGCCAGCCAGGAAAAGATTGTCAAAGAAATTGATACTTTGCGAAAAAACGACCATAGACTATTGCAAAGCAAAAACTATGAAGTCTTTTTTGCCAAAGCAAAAGAAATTCCGGATGTGCTTCATGAAATAGGTCGTTTGAGAGAAATCACTTTTAGGGAAGTAGGCGAAGGAACCAACGAATCTATTGACATTGACGAATACGACAAACATTACCGCCATATGTTTTTATGGGATAATGATGAGCAAAAAATTGCCGGTGCCTATAGAATGGGATTGGGTTCTGAAATCTTTCCTAAGTATGGAATTGAAGGTTTTTATCTAACCGACTTATTCCGTTTTGAACCTGAATTACATGAAATGCTTCACCATTCCATCGAAATGGGACGCGCCTTTATTGTCAAAGAATATCAGCAAAAACCAATGCCCCTTTTCCTGCTTTGGAAAGGAATCATTCATATTACGCTACATTATCCGGAACATAAATTCTTAATTGGCGGAGTAAGTATCAGTAATCAATTCTCGGATTTCTCCAAGTCATTGATGATTGAATTCATGAAATCCAATTTTTATGATCCTTATATAGCCCAATATATTCATCCTAAAAAAGCTTTTAGGGTAAAACTGAAAGATGCTGATAAAGATTTCATTTTTGATGAAGCCGAAGCTGATTTGAATAAATTTGACAAATTGATTGACGAATTGGAACCGGGTTCTTTACGACTACCTGTTTTGATAAAGAAATACATCAAACAAAATGCCCGAGTAGTTGCTTTTAATGTCGATCCTTTGTTCAACAACGCCATTGACGGATTGATGTACATACGGATTTCGGATATTCCTGATAGTACGGTTCGACCTGTTATGGAAGAATTTCAAGCCGAATTGGAACGCAAACTCAACGACAAAGAAGAGTAG